In a single window of the Elaeis guineensis isolate ETL-2024a chromosome 6, EG11, whole genome shotgun sequence genome:
- the LOC105037096 gene encoding uncharacterized protein: MKETIRCCISCILPCGALDVVRIVHADGRVEEIGGTVSAGEIMQAYPKHVIRKPPSAVSDDGVVPKAVILPPNAKLQKGKIYLLVPVSSAPEKARSGSTTRRRRKKREGERNGVLTDKTRLLVNERYLSEILSEKVSTQRDRRRGRVGVWRPHLESISESNDF; this comes from the coding sequence ATGAAGGAGACCATAAGGTGCTGCATCTCGTGCATCCTGCCATGCGGCGCGCTCGACGTGGTCCGCATCGTGCACGCCGACGGGCGGGTCGAGGAGATCGGAGGCACGGTGAGCGCCGGAGAGATCATGCAAGCATACCCTAAGCACGTCATCCGAAAGCCGCCCTCGGCCGTCTCGGATGATGGTGTCGTCCCCAAGGCGGTGATACTGCCACCAAATGCCAAGCTCCAGAAAGGGAAGATATATCTCCTCGTGCCGGTGTCGTCGGCGCCGGAGAAGGCCCGGTCGGGGAGTacgacgaggaggaggaggaagaagagagaaggggAGAGAAATGGGGTGTTGACCGATAAGACGAGGCTTCTCGTCAACGAGCGCTACTTGTCGGAGATCTTGTCGGAGAAGGTGTCGACGCAGAGGGATAGGCGGCGGGGGAGGGTCGGGGTGTGGCGGCCGCATTTGGAGAGCATCTCGGAATCAAATGATTTCTAa